The genomic stretch AACATGTGCATTGTTCAACAAGGTAAGTCGCTACCTTTTTACAAATACTTAACTTCTGTACTGTTATTTTTATAGATGAGGAAACCATTGTCtccaataaaatttgttaataaaaatggatTTCGACATTATTTATCAACACCCTAATTGATAACTTTTGAATTCCAGGAGGTTTTGGATTCGACCTAGTCTCGTTAATGGGAGAAAAAAGTACAGCACAACcgaatttataaaagatttattgTTGGATGAAGTGGATCCGttaaatttagaatatagaTGCAACGCtggattcaaaaattttttccgGATGAAGAGttctgattttgaaaaattactggGAATGATAGGACccataatttcaaaaaaaaaacacaacttTCAGAAAAGCCATTCCTCCAAGTGAGCGCTTTGCAGTAACCATGCGCTTTTTAGCAAGTGGAGATTCATATTCGTCCTTGAGCTACCTGCTGAAGATGTCGAAACAAACAATTTCCTCCATCATACCAGATGTTTGTGCTGCACTCATCTCTGTACTTCAAGATGAAGTAAAAGtaagttaaaataatatataataaataattactgtTTCTTTGTGGTAATATGTCATAATTTTTTGTGCAAGCCTAGTGCAGTGACCACTGAGTCAAGAAGCtggtaaataaaataataaatggttcCTATTTGGCTCCTATTGGAATAGCAATAATTCCTAATAATTCTAGGTCCCGATTCGCCAGCCACAGTGGCGCAATGGTCAACTGTATTGACTAGTGACCAAAAtcttcattaaaaaaagttcCTGTACTTAGAGCATTCAAAACTAATCGTATGTTTGATAATAGGTACAAAggtataagaaaaaatttgaaaatgaacttattttattagattttttctcTCATAATAGTAATATTGTAATATAAAAGTATAAGAATTGTAATACAAaggtataagaaaattttttttctctcataatcatattgttatataaaagtAATTAGTTAGGGTGTTTACAATGAAAACATGTCTTCTAAACCAGGAATGTTCGACTGACTTTCAGCTTGAACATGGGTAGGAGTTAGAGTAGGTGAAGGAGAGTATTCAGATTGGAAAGTGCTACATTCGGAACCAGGTGATGACAATGGCGGGGTTGCAGTATTCTGTGGTGGATGGTGAGAGTAGCTATAGGGAGCTTGCGAATAAAATGCCGTGTTAGGACCACTGCAGCTAGCTTGAGGGATACCAGGGTTCTACATGCCAATTTCTGCCTCATACAAGACATGATTTATAGCATTTTGAACGGCAAATCTTGCTTGGGGTGAATTAAGTTTTCGtgtttttattgcaatttgcTCACCAAAAAGAGAATACTCATCCTTTGcatcttcttttttgttttgaatagatTTCATAACATTCAGAGCTTCATTCAACAGTGGTGTCGTGATAGGAGGAGCTGCAAGAGGTCCGCGTTTTCTTTTAAATCCCAATTTAGGAGACCTGAATTCTCTTTCCTTGGGTGACTTTGTTACCGACGACACATCCTCTCTTTCCTTGTATTCATCACCAGCAGTGTCCTTGTTGACTTCACTGTCTCCAATTTGTTGCTTTTGTGAAACCtgtaaaaaagagaaaaagaataTCTAGGttattagtaataattaaataaatatatttaacacttattacataaacatatttattttcattttcagaaaCCAGAAAATGCATCTGATTGGAACATCATTGCGAAACAATTTCATGACCTATGGCAATACCCGAAATGCATCGGAGCGATCGACGGCAAGCGTATAACTCTACAAGCCCCATTTCACTCTGGATCTGAATTTTTTAACTACAAGTCTTTCCACAGTATCGTTTTACTCGCTATAGTGGACGCCTCTTACAATTTCATCTATGCAAACGTTGGTTGTCAGGGAAGAATTTCTGATGGTGGAGTGTTTAATAATACATCTTTCAAAGAACAACTTGATACTAACGCTTTACAACTTCCTCCACCATGTCCTTTACCAGGACGACAATTACCAATGCAGTATTGTCTTGTGGGAGATGAAGCGTTTCAATTAACTGTAAATTTAATGAAGCCATTTTCTGGTACATACGCAAGAGGATATAAGGAAAGAATATTCAACTACAGACTAAGTCGAGCCCGCAGAGTTTCCGAAAACGCTTTGGGTATTCTTTCATCTAGTTTTCGTGTGTTAAGGAAGCCGATGTTATTAGAACCAGATACAGCAACTAAAGTGACTTTGGCTACAGTTTACTTGCATAATTATTTAAGGAAAACATCATCACGATCTATCTATTCTCCAAATGAAATGTTTGACAAAGAATGCCCAGACAATGGAGAAGTAGATCCAGGTTTGTGGAGACGAGATTTATCATCATCTCAGCTTTCTAGCGGTCGAGCAGTCTCTAGAAGAAGTAATACCGAAGCACAGAATGAAAGACATGAATTTGCAGCATATTTTTGTTCGCCACAGGGTGAACTGCATTACcaatacaacaaataaattcgACATCTGATTTTCATTAGTACATtgtaaacatttaaattttgtttaccTTGGGAAACTATTGTAAATTATTGTactttaatgaataaataaaaacattattactTACCTCAGTGTCCAATGTTTTTCTTGGTTTGTTTTTGTTAGCAAGGAATAACAATCGGCCATAGGCGAACCACTTGCTTTGGTAAATCTCATCTGTTCCACTGCCTGTTTTTTGAGAGTCCTTTTCTCTTTTCCTTTCGCGAGAAAACTGTGATTggaagtttttaatttttttctctaccTCTGACTTTTCGATTCCAAAAGAAACTGCGATTTCTGTAAGTAAATCGTGCCTTTTGTTTTTTGTACTCTTCATTTGT from Diorhabda sublineata isolate icDioSubl1.1 chromosome 5, icDioSubl1.1, whole genome shotgun sequence encodes the following:
- the LOC130444432 gene encoding uncharacterized protein LOC130444432 codes for the protein MSDADALVAAATAIFMSALVDQHVHCSTSFRKAIPPSERFAVTMRFLASGDSYSSLSYLLKMSKQTISSIIPDVCAALISVLQDEVKKPENASDWNIIAKQFHDLWQYPKCIGAIDGKRITLQAPFHSGSEFFNYKSFHSIVLLAIVDASYNFIYANVGCQGRISDGGVFNNTSFKEQLDTNALQLPPPCPLPGRQLPMQYCLVGDEAFQLTVNLMKPFSGTYARGYKERIFNYRLSRARRVSENALGILSSSFRVLRKPMLLEPDTATKVTLATVYLHNYLRKTSSRSIYSPNEMFDKECPDNGEVDPGLWRRDLSSSQLSSGRAVSRRSNTEAQNERHEFAAYFCSPQGELHYQYNK